AGAGGGGGAATTCGGTCGGTTCGTACCGCTTATACCGACGCTTCGTCTTGCCGGAAGAGCTGGAAGGCGTTCAGAATCTCGTCGGGAATCCGCCGCGGGGTCCGTTTGGCCATGTCGATCAAGACCCACTTCGTTTCGGCCTTGGCCAGGGTCCGCCCATCGCTGACGCGGCAGATTTCGTACTGCCGCAAGACCGATGCGGTGAAGTATTCGGAAAGCCAGGTCTTGATGACCACTTCTTCCCCTTCAAAGGCCGGCGACAAATATTCGATCGAATGGGCCCGCACGACCCATCCGCAGCCGAGCTCTTCGTAGCGGCGCTTGCCCCAGTTTTCGGCCACCGAATGGGCGACCGCCGCGTCCTGCATCCAGCGCAAGTAAACCAGGTTGTTTACATGCCCCTGCATGTCGATGTCGGCCGACGCGACCGAGACCGCATGTTCGTAGATTGCCGCCACGTTAGACCTCACGAAACGGTAATTCGCCGCGGAGTGAAGAAGTTACGCACATCAACCACTTCCATGCCGGCGCGACGCGCCGCTTCGACGCCCAGATCGGCGTCTTCATAGACGCGGCAATGCTCCGGCTCGACATTCAGCTGCTTCGCCGCTTCCAGAAAGACGTCGGGATACGGCTTGTGCCGCGCGGTGTCTTCCGACGTCACGCAGGCGTCAAAGTGGTTCGACAAGCCGATATGCCCCAAGATCAGGTCAGCGACGTAACGCATGGCGCCGGTGGCGACCGCCATTGGAATGCGACCGCGATACTCGTAGACCAGCTCGACCGTCGCTTCGATCGGGGCGACATTGCTGATTTCCAGCAGAAACGCCTCTTCTTTCTCGATTGCGACCGTGTGAGGATCGAGCGCGATCCCCTGCTCTCCGGCGAGCAATTCGACGATCTTATCGCTCGGTTTTCCGCCCAGGGCGTAAAACCGGTCCTCATCGAAGGTAATACCGTACTTTTCCATGGTCGATCGCCAAGCGACATAGTGCGCCGGCATCGTATCGGCCAGGGTTCCGTCCAAATCAAAAATCAGTGCGTCAAAAGGCATTGGCAATAAAATCCTTAGGACAATCGTTGTTCGCCCATTCTAATTCGAAACGGCCGGTTTTCGTAGGCCGCGGAAGTTAGGCGAAATTCGTTGACCCGGGTGTGGGAAGACGCATAATGGATCTTCCCCCCTTAACCCTCACTCGACGGAGTCGATTTATGTCCCGCCTGCCTGCCCTCCTTTTGGTTTTCCTGTTCTTTTCCGCCACGAAAGCAGCGGACAACTGGCCGGAATTCCGAGGACCGCACGGCGATGGCGTCGCCCAGAGCGAAAATCTACCGGTCGATTTTAGCGATCCCCAAGCCCTGAAGTGGAAAACCGCAATCCATGATCGCGGCTGGTCGTCACCGGTCATCTGGGGCGATCGCATCTGGGTCACCACCTCGACCGAAGACGGTACCAAACAGTCGGTCCTGGCGCTCGACCGCCACACCGGTGAGATTTTGCTCGACCGGGTCGTCTTCACCACCGACGATCCGCAAGAGAAAGAAGTCTCGAACAGCTACGCTTCGTGCACGCCAGCGATTGAAGAGGGCCGCATTTACGTTCACTACGGCAGTCTGGGAACGGCCTGTCTCGACAGTCAAACCGGCGAAACGATCTGGGAGCGACGCGATCTCCGCTGCGATCACTGGCGCGGCCCCGGTTCTTCCCCCATCTTGGACGACAAAAATTTGTACGTCGCCTACGACGGCTACGATTTTCAATACGCCGTGGCCCTCGACAAGAATTCGGGCAAAACGGTCTGGAAGCGTGATCGCAACATCGACTACGGCACCGACAACGGCGACCGCAAGAAAGCGTACAGCACCGCCTGCCTGTTTGAGCATGAAGGCCAGCGGCAGTTGGTGATGCCGAGCGCCTCGGACACCATTTGCTACGATCCGGCCACCGGCGACGAGCTGTGGCGGGTCAAACATGGCGGCATGAACGCGGCGCCGCGTCCGCTCTACAAACATGGTCTGGTTTACATCACCGGCGGCGACCGCGATCGCAAGCTGTTCGCGATGGATCCTTCGGTTCGCGGCCAAGTCCCCGATGATGCGATTGCCTGGGGATTGTCGAAAGGCGCCCCTTATCGCCCCTCGCAAATCATTCTCGGCGACCGGATGTACATGATCGAAGACAAGGGAATCGCCACCTGCGTCGACGCCAAGTCAGGCGAAAAAATCTGGCAAAAGCGAATCGGCGGCAACTATCGCGCCTCGCTGTTGGCGGCCGGCGGCAATC
This region of Blastopirellula retiformator genomic DNA includes:
- a CDS encoding acyl-CoA thioesterase, which gives rise to MAAIYEHAVSVASADIDMQGHVNNLVYLRWMQDAAVAHSVAENWGKRRYEELGCGWVVRAHSIEYLSPAFEGEEVVIKTWLSEYFTASVLRQYEICRVSDGRTLAKAETKWVLIDMAKRTPRRIPDEILNAFQLFRQDEASV
- a CDS encoding HAD family hydrolase, giving the protein MPFDALIFDLDGTLADTMPAHYVAWRSTMEKYGITFDEDRFYALGGKPSDKIVELLAGEQGIALDPHTVAIEKEEAFLLEISNVAPIEATVELVYEYRGRIPMAVATGAMRYVADLILGHIGLSNHFDACVTSEDTARHKPYPDVFLEAAKQLNVEPEHCRVYEDADLGVEAARRAGMEVVDVRNFFTPRRITVS
- a CDS encoding outer membrane protein assembly factor BamB family protein codes for the protein MSRLPALLLVFLFFSATKAADNWPEFRGPHGDGVAQSENLPVDFSDPQALKWKTAIHDRGWSSPVIWGDRIWVTTSTEDGTKQSVLALDRHTGEILLDRVVFTTDDPQEKEVSNSYASCTPAIEEGRIYVHYGSLGTACLDSQTGETIWERRDLRCDHWRGPGSSPILDDKNLYVAYDGYDFQYAVALDKNSGKTVWKRDRNIDYGTDNGDRKKAYSTACLFEHEGQRQLVMPSASDTICYDPATGDELWRVKHGGMNAAPRPLYKHGLVYITGGDRDRKLFAMDPSVRGQVPDDAIAWGLSKGAPYRPSQIILGDRMYMIEDKGIATCVDAKSGEKIWQKRIGGNYRASLLAAGGNLYCFDESGKITVFKASDEFELVAESSLPDGFQASPAVAGDSLYLRTTKDLYCFEK